The following nucleotide sequence is from Pyxicephalus adspersus unplaced genomic scaffold, UCB_Pads_2.0 Sca204, whole genome shotgun sequence.
ACTACTCAGAAGTCTTTTATTTTGCAGCTCTCTTAACATGTCTGAGACTAGATGGCTGATGCATGACTATCCAGATGTTCTACCGCATAGCTTCATCTCTGGTAACACCTAGGAGCTGTGGATGAGGTTTTTGTGTATTGCTGCCTAGGAAACTTCGAAAATAATGTCAAAAATAGATGTGAATTATCAGTTAACAATATTTAGGTAATTTAGATTTCAGGAGGTACATTGTGCACCATGGCTATTTCAGTAATGGTGGTACGAAGCTTTCAGTAAATTTGTACCCAAGTTAAAAGAAACCTACATGCGTTATTTTTGCACCTCCTTCAATGTACCTTCTAAGATTTTGCACGTCAGGACCTAAAAAGGTTGGGTGCTGTGATGAGTATACAGCAATCTTTGAATGTGGTACCCCATCTGTGCCCTGCAGTCTCCCTTGTCTCACTAATAACCCATCAATTTTCTGGGGTTCAGGAGTTCTCTACATGGGTCAGACTGTGCGTACAGGTACCAGAAGATGGCAACAGCAGCATTTATGAaggttaaatgttttaatttatttacattgggcctgatttatgaaatcctgaaccagatgcattccatgtttgctggatcacccagtttcactaatgaaagtgtatcctgtccagcctttaataaatcagatttattgGGTCACAGATTTATTGGGTCACATACTTTACAGTATGACCTACCTTCTGGTTTTCACCATTGAACCTGTGAACACCAACTGCATGCGGAGTGATTTCcataacatcaaaataaaaacctaagaagaaaattagaaaataattataaaagtcACTTTTTGTGGTAAGAAAGGTTACATATGTACAtttgtatctatatatatctatatagggTCTGTGTCATCACCCCATAAAGTTGTTCAAAGCATTTTCCTGAAAAAGAAGAGATAATTGGGCTGATTCACTAAGGGAGGAGACTCCTCATACAatatattgtgtgaatattcttACTGTCCAATCATGTGGAAAGTACATTACTTGTTTACTACATAAAAAGTAGATAGGAATTCgttttttatttgattggatAGGCGAATGTTCATGCAATTTGTTGTGTAATATTCTGTTATATTGTTGTGTAATAAACATAACTGCatctattattgttttttttaaaattctgcctCAAATTCAGCTTTCACATGCACACATATAACAATAAGATTATTTACACTGAGCTGATCACTTTTACATGCATATAAAACACTACAAAGATTATCTGTCTTCATTGCCAACAAGCACAAATGAACAACAAATGTTTAGAACTATTTGTACTTTTCTAGGAGCAattggcctaatttaataaagctctgcaaggctagaAAGAATacacttcagtgaagctgggtgatccaaaaaacctggaatgaatctggtctaagttttaaaacatttgctagcaaatagcaaattactttgaagaaatccactccaggtttgttggatcactcagcttcactgatgaaagtgtatcctctccacccttggagtgctttaataaatctggccctatttaaataaattaaaacatttaacctTCATACATGCTGTTGTTGCCACCTTCTGGTTCCTGCATGCACACTCTGACTCATGCACAGAACTCCTGGACCCCAAAAAATTGATAGGTTAATAGTGAGTCAGTGGCTGAACGGCTGTATAATATTTTAGCCAATGTTTAAACCAAGTTACAGTTATTACCTAAAGGGGAACTATAGtcattttaaagtgtgtttaGATATGCACATACAGGAGAGGCCAACATTTAGAGTTTGGAATCTGGCaatgctttttttgcagaaagggcaaGTAAGGATATGATCGTAATAAGATAGACACAaatcttaatttttaaaatatatacagatacaaGGGATAAAACGAAAACTATAATTTTACATCTGTCTCCTGTGTTTTCTGTGTCTCCTAAATTTGTAAAGTTTCTCCAAATAGAAACTTAAAGCAATACTTTGTAATGTAATTCTAGGTATACATTGTTTCAGTTGTACACTAGATAGACTGGACCAGTATTTATATCCCTACTTACCTAGACAGCCATTGTTTCCAGGTGGGGTCAAACTCAGCACTTTGGAAAACTTTTCCCAAGAGCCAGATGAACACTCGTCTCTGATTTTCTCTCTCATGAGGGAGCCGTTTTTGAAACTAAAAAGCAAAGAAAGGCTATTAAGTCAGCAAAGAACTGTTCTATCACGTGAGTCTCATCCTATGTAATGAAATGTTGACCTCTCGGTGCCTCCAAAACAAACCTGTTTCTAAAACTGCACCTGTCTCTGGAGGCCTATAAACACAGGAGATGTAACTGAGATATGGTGATAGTAATGTCCAAATGATTCGATCGTGCCAGATAACCCACTGAAAACAGGACAATCGTCTCCAGTTTAATTTCTTTCCTAGCTGGATTTATGACCTTATTAAAGCACAGTGTAAATCATTTTTCTGTATGTGCAtctttaaagagataaaacatgGGCAAATGTATATGTATGGCTGAAGTGAGCTGaatatgttcttttcttttatcaattGTGCTTGTTTTATTTAACTGATCTGCACTGCAGTCAATTAACAAGGATGCTAGTTACACATAATAACATACCGTGAGCCGCTAGAAATctacaaaaaattttaattaaatatgatCATGAAAAACATCAAAGCCAGCATACATCTGAGGGACACATAAAAGTCCAGGACGAAAtaaatgtgcaataataatatacattttgtgtacTTCCTGAAGATAAAAAACTACtctcatttaaagaaaacaagttGGGTACTTTAGTGCTCAGTGACACTTTTGTTCGTCAGTCTATATGCATATGTTAGGACACCAGTATAACATTAATCCCTTCTTCAAATAGAAGATGGATTCCTAACCCATATAAAGAATTGCTGAATATTCTAATACCAATATTTTCCAGTGACATTATGTACACTCAATTAATAAGTAGATCTGATCAATTAATAATTCAGATCTGATTAAAAagattattacattgttttaagaTGTAGAgctaatgaaacataaataattaactttaattaaCTAACTTCTTAATtaacttctttttctttccttttgcccTATATTCAAAATTCTTGACTCTCCCTTTCAATTCAGATAATTGTCCTGAAAGAATATggtaatgtatattgtaatatggTGAAATACATGGTGCCAAATTCAGAGGTTACTTGGCATCATCTACCTCTATtttccctggaaaagggattacaTTGCCTGGATGAAGCTGTTAGCAgttgtgttgctgcagaattgcagcttttttttttgggatgcaGGCCTGGAGtctcctggaaggaatgggtgggccagacacCCCTCCATTTTTCCAGGCTAGAAAATAGGAATGGCTCTGGTGCACCTAACAATGATAAAAAAGCGCAGGTCTTTGTATCAGGTGGGTtacagcctgaggccaggtggctcaggtgtgAAGTCTGTGTGCTGGGAGAGACTAGGAGGACTTTTAGCAATCATGGtgaataaagtttacaaaaatagaTGTATTTGGTCATGGTCATTTGATATCTGAGGGTTTGATGTTTGATAAGTATGGTTGTGCTGTCTGTTTATCTATCCCATAGTTCTATGGGAGACATAGTTATGTAGTGTGAAactggtaaaaatgtttattttcatatacacaTCTTTATGTAAATCTTTTCCTATAAACATGAAGGCACACTTTATACATGAAGGCATACATGAAGGGTTGTGGGTTGGCTCAGTCAAAACACTAATTTGACTACCATTAAAAGTTTATGGGAAGAAAAAACAAGCAATTTATGTAAGGAAATCCACAAACAACTTGCTGAACCATTTTTTGTGGAGTAGcattattttcacatacaaaatatGGGACACTGGCAGGCCGTTCTATATTATCAGCTTCTGAAGCCAAAGGCAAACTTACTTCTTTCACAGTACACTTTTGCATctaatgatatttaaatattgcatacaaGATTTAAAGGCACATTTTCCTTCCAGTATATTCCAGTTTCCTTCCTACATTTTATTCCAGTATATCACATTTGTCTCTAggcactgtttaaataaatatatgatgtttgcctgttcaaatatgagcaaaaaaaaacaatttactgttcaagaaaagaaaggaaagaaaagaagaaagaaagaaaataaagcattcatgttaatttaaataaatgttatgtaattCCTAACACAAGACAAGAAAGGattacaaacatataataaaaatgtaatatatgcatggcacctgtgtatttagctgtctaGAGATcggcttttattttaaagggcATGGTTGATATGGAAAGTGAGGTTACTAAGTGCAAATATTAAGATTTAACCTATCACTGAATGATAGCAAACCAAACAAAGCAAGATGATTACTACATGATTGCTTAAGGTTTCACTTTACTAAGTTccctttgctttattaaataagctgAATACGGGTTAAGAAAAAAGACAAACGATTAAGTACATAGATGCATAGCTGTTGTAAAATGTGAAATCAGCTTAATCCTCAAGATCATTCAAATTAAATAGGATACAAAACATGAATGTTGCTTcctaattggttttatttttagttaactAACTTTATTGATGCTTCTGCATTGtaatcaataatttattaattaaactaATAGCAATCACAAGGTGATATGCATCTGCCTAATATCCAATATACTGAACATAATAGACACTATCTAGCTATAGTATTAAACTGTGActaatttaaaaggaaattatagtCTTTTTCCAAGGTGTATGCTATGTAAGTTACTGttgtaaagtttgttttaaagcttatacatgaaattgaaaaataaaaagaggcagattattttaaaatgctaaaatagaTTAGTAACACATATAACTACGGATGTAAAACCTGTGATTCACACATTCTGACCCCTGAGCAAATCTTGTGTGCTGTTGGAGGGTGATCCCCTGGGTAAATTATAAGGTTTACTGTTAACCCTAATGTCATGTACATGATGACAGGAAACACCTAGTTCTAACAGCAGGAATTCCAAGAGTCTATTTGAAGTATGTATGGGACATAACAGGACAACTACAGAGCTGCACCCAGCTCACCCTACTGTAAGTACATAGAAGCTTCTGCCCCAGAACTCAAAGCATGCAGCTCTGCTGTAATTTCAGCTGCCTCGCTGTGCTCTGagaatcattttttgtattaaatatctGTGTGTTTAACCTAAATTCAGTTACTGTATTTTGTCacgttttctgttttttaactgCTATCTTGTATCTACATTTTTACGCACTTTATTTAGGATCTGTTAAGATAACGTGCACCAATATCAAACTTGTTCACTATTATAGGTTTTGTGATTAACCGATCTATATGGTGTGTTCTTACCATAGTAAAGCCATGTAATCTTGAGACTGCACTGGGTTGCAAAATATATGCCCCTCCAAAGCAGGGGTGGGCTCTTGAATCCAAAGAAACAGAGTGTCACTTGTGCCAAGGCTAACCTATAGCAGGATACAAACCCAAATCGTTAAGATAAGAATACAGGAGATTGCATATGTGCAATAGATGTGTATCTTTCTATATCAGCCTTTCCTGACATTTTTAAtgtcatgggggaaccctttaaataactttcaggttttttgtattgtggtcagtgggaagaatgtcgcctaCATTCCACTGCCAGCATCTACACCTAAAGATACCAGTTTAAACTGAAGGTACAAATCTTCTGTGTCTATCAAAGAggagaaataaataatttggttGAGTTTGATAGCTGGGCATTGAGCCATTATCCATTGCACATGAGGTGAgcactttctctttttctttggaGACCCTTTAGTTATGCCAGCTATACCAAGAACATGGGCATATAATACACTGACgcaaaatgtcatttttcctACAATGCATGTAATAAAGAGTTGATGAACATCATTAAAACTAACAAATGTAACCTTTGTCCATAaagctatttatttattctatgaaAGGTACTATTGGAAGCATTATACACCAATGAAAAAAGTTATGCAGAGGCTAAAGGAAATAAGTATTGTGCCAGCTGCAGCATGGAGGTCACCCTTATGTCCCACTTCAATTAGACAACAAATTCACTGCATAAAAGGCCTACTATTTCACATACCTTCTTTTCATGGATTATTGCTAAGAGTGTTAACTAGAGATTTATGACCTTTATCTTTTCTGCTATTGTGCCAAAACAATGGATTCTCCAATAAGCAGAACTGTACAGAGCATGAATACATTCTGTTACAGAAATTGTATAGTTATTCggccttttttaaataaactacaaGAACCAGTTAATACATCATGCTCTCTCTTATATCACATATCAGAGctttatagtaaagaaaaaactGTAAGTAATAAAAGTTACTAAATACAGAAGGTTggagtaataataaaataaaggagaaGCTGCTGAAGGACAACTTAGTATTGTGTTCTCACTAGATATGGGATACTCAGCATTCTTCAGGATCTTCACAGAAGGGAGATGACATTACTCTTGATTGGGCACTATGGGCAGAAGCCAGGTATATAGTAagtatatatcaataaaaatgtatattataatattatacatttttttactttagtttgttACTGTAAAGttataagattgtaagctcttccgggcctCTTCAGGCcagtcctctcttcctgtgttaATGCTTTATAAAGTCAGCttaataaaatttttacattGTTGGGCGCCCTATTATTTTAAGTGTATCACAAGCTGCtcggtggcttagaggttagcattctggcctttgcagcgctgggtcacaagtttaaatctcagccagggtactgtctgcatgagtttcctcccacattccaaaaaatgcagttaaatCAATTGGCTTCCTCCATAAAACTGAATTAAAGACATggtatgatagggacattagattgtgaacccctttgaggggcagttagtgacatgactacagactttgtaaagtgctgtgtaaaatgtcagtgctttataCATGCTAGTTAATATTAATTCATcaaaaatctgattttaaattttaCGTTTTAAGTCTAAATGGCCTACTTAATATAGAGTGGGAACATAATTTGTTTTCAACTTTTAGAAAcctgttcaccatttttatattgcCCTGTGCAGGTTTTGTTTCTTATGAACGGGCTTGTAAAAGTGGAGAACAGAGGTACTGTAAAACTGTAAGTGGCAATTAGAAGAAGCTCCATTCATTTAAATGGAGTACTGCTCATGACATTTGGTGTAGGAGAGGTAAATTACCACATGGGGCTTTTCAAGTAAACAGCCTATGCATTCTCTTTATAATTTAATGTGAAATACACTTACACATCTGGTTACCTACTTCTTTCTGGGAAAATAGGGGCCATACTTATACTTATTATATTACTTATTTAGGTCTAAAGGTTGTTAATGTGTAGATGAAGGCAGTGGCATACAACTTTTCAAAAAAAGGCTATACAGAGGCTGTAAACCCCTTTCAGAGTTTGCTGCCATTGGTAAGAAGTAAATAGGGGAACATGGTTTGAGGCTTTAAACTTACTTAAAATAAAGCATGGAATCCAAAAcactttatcttaaaaaatgaaaGGTCTAACTAACAGCTAAGCCAAAAAGTTTTAGGAAAGTGTTTTAATGCAACAACTTAGTTtttgaagcaaataaaataaaatattacaaacaaaatcaaaataaaagataTTACAAGAATAaacaatgggaagaaaaaaacgTATTGATCTATGGTTCCTATCTGGCTTATGTTTCAGGAACTGCTTAGCACATTTTATTGCTGGCTGTACAGAATGCACAAGTGAATTTATGAAGTGTAAAAGGCAAactctacaaatgtatttttaatattgctataATACTTACTGCTATATCACCATCTTCTAGTCTCATTCCAGCCAGGGATGCtgggtaaaaaaataactttgttaaaATCAGCtacatttaaatacttatttattcagattttactaaataaaatcttTACAGTGTTAGAAACACTTGTTACATATGACCTTGGCCCTGTCCACAAATTAAGCAATTTTTAGGTACAGAATAAGCAACTCACAAGAAATCGATATCCCTGTGATGGGGGCAGGCCGCaacaaaagcaaattttatttaggaaattggggaagggttagaatgtCTGTCATCCAGTTCTGGTGACAGTAATATTCTGACTTCTGTGCTGCAGCTAAATTATCACTTCAAACAATCCAACAAATAGTCAATTTgttaaactacatttaaaaactttttggaaagtCTAAATAAAGTCTTAAAtgcagttactatgtgatgcaaaGCCTAAATAATAAGGCCAGACTGACCATGGGGCATATAGAATCCTCTACCCTAAGATTCATAGGAAAAGGAGTCACGGAGGCTTGGCTCATAGTGGAACTAaggtcccactttgaaaaatgtcccttctacaataactgttcctacctgcctgatcactgccaaGCTGTCAAAGTTTGCTGAGCAAatttgcagctcagctttgtttaCCAGGAAAACCGCCAATTCCGACTTCCCTTGGCATGAGCTCCTGCACACTTGGGCACGCCTGTTACGTCAACCTGACCCAGCCAATGAaatggatgaaataaaaaaataaaggaggatAGTGGAGCCCAGCAACGGCACAGGGATTCAGGATTTTAGTACCACTTTATTATGGATGACAGCAAGAGAGCAGCTAGAGATCTCTTGTGCCAACCATTCACAGAAAGCAGCAGTTATTGCTATTAATGGTGCCTGTAAACCCTGCCTTTCTCCAAAAAGACCCCATCCCCGGTGGCAGCACCATATGTAAAGTGTAAACAAAGTATgctgaaaatatataaagtagacTTCTAGCAGAAGCAACAGGTATTTGTGGAATTTTGCAGGGGGAGTAAGGGAGTGCAGATGCACCTAAAATTAGGAGCTGAGGCTCAGATTTTGTTAAATAGGAGGCAAAAGTTTTGCTTTGAATGCAACGAAGACCCACATATTGGGATTGTAGGATTGTAAATATCCTCAATTCCATAATGATTTGTCAGGGTAAGTGACATCATTTTATGGTTCTAACAACATGCCTCTAAGACAAGCCTTCAATAAGGGACACACATTTTATTGGTTTGAATCCATAGTGGAATAACAACATATCATAGGTATTCTCAATGCCTCCTAACGCCTAATGATTTTGGAATTTGTTAACTACCTTGTCCCTTTCCGGAGATTTTTGTTGGATTAGATGCAAAAACCCACTATCCCTATTTACTCTAAATTCTCATATTTTTTCTACACTCTACTGCCACTCTATCATTATTATCACTTACTTTGGCTCAGTTTTATGCTATTCAGTAAACTCCAAAAACGTGTTTTTTCTCCAAGTTGAATTGAGTTGAAAAAGGTAACCAGACTGTTTTGTTAAAATACAGTAGAGAATTTACTGTGTGGCAAACCTATATAAACCCCAgctcatatatttatgtatgttaactgtttatttagctgtttctCTACAGTTCAATTTTATTTGGAACTCAGAATATATTTAAGACAGACCAATAAATtaagatataaaaatgtttgaaatattttcagaaGCAAACAATGCTACGATTTAGACCTAAATATTTAATTCTCTTCTGGATGATAGATATTCTCCATCTGTATAAAGCTACCTAATACTGTCAGCTAATATATTCAAGTGCACCATAATTTATACCTACATATCTCCAAAGATGGTGGGGGTTTGTGGTATTATAAACCCTATCTCATTTCCACAGGGTACTTACATACCTGAAGACCCGACAGTGATCAGGCATTATGAACTGTTGTATTTCAAACATATCCTCACCTGGATTATCCCCAGTGAATGCAACCACAGAACAATCACAACTGAATCCGAATCGCTggataaaatatacagaaacagtCCCCTATGGATAAAAATGCAAGAAAAGTTAATATGTCTAGATTCCTACTTTGTAAGGTGTAATACTTCCTCAGGATCTCACAAATGACCGGTTATAACTACCACCGCTATAGTCTCCGGCTAAGCTCCATATTACCCATATACTAACCAAGAGAATTGACACTGGCAACACTCTCAGGCCATTTGGTTATAGGGGAACAGCACCGGGAAGAGGAACCCGGCACTCCACTGGCCATGTGGCAACAGGTAGAGTGCAAGAACATCCGAAAGCATGACAGATAGGCAGAATGTAACTACTCTGCATTTGTGCCCTACAGAGGAAGGAATATCCAGGATGAGGACCAGAAAGCCATGGTTTCTGTAGACATGTTGGATTGGGGTTTGGTACTAGGATAACTGCGATGGATTGGTTGGGTCATCTGCTTGTTATGTCTGTAAGTCTGTCAATAAGGGACTATTCTTAAACACTGATGGTAACTGGAAGGAGGAATGGCAAGAATCTTCAATTACAGTCTGTTTTAAGAGGGgatacatttttatgtcaatAAAGCCATATCTAATTTTGGTACCCCTTTCGATCGCAGGGAGATCACAAGTTCAGAACATTTTTTCTCTGGTACAAGGTGCCGGGCatatcaaatgaaaaataatattcaggGGTTCCCACGCCTAatgaaaacattcaataaaaaagggTACGGGACATAATAAACTAATctgcagtatacattttttttataggtcaGCCATTTCCAAGGAAATAGTATTTCTATTGAAATACTGTAATCCTCtctgttcctgttctggtggagatttaaatttggtaaatttaTCATCCCCTTCAATCAGGGAATCTCCCTAATGGGAACACCAACTGTATTAAAAACCTCATGGTGGTTCTTACTACTCCCAAACTATACAAAAgagtatttagttatattttaaatacgTTTTTAGAAGTCTCAGAtaaagatttcctttatttttagttaGTAATACTTCTATGATCCTATATCCCCAATCTACATTTAATGTACCATGTAAATGGCTACTGATCCTATTAGCCATACAAATCAATAAACATTGGGAAATTGGCAGTCCCACTAAACATTGGCCACTCAAAGTACCAGGAATGTAGTTTAGGTCTGGATAAGACGGTATACACCTACCAATACAGTGCTTGATGAAACAACGGGGCCCAGCTTCTCTCTGAGGCTTGGCGCACAAGCTTCAAGACACTTCTCATTCCAAGTTTTATTCCGAATGTCTAATAAATTCATTCCAGAACCTGGAACAAGTTAGAGGCAAATTTCATTaacagatattattttatatgatattttcaAAACCAAATGGAGGACACTTTGGGGTCTGTTTACAGTAGAAGATATTTCTGTTGAATAAAACCTTGGCAGAATTACATATTTACTTggttaaatagaaaaatagtttaataattgTGTTGAACCTTGTTAAATAATAGTACATTAGATTAAgagttatttaaaacatttgctagcaaatagcaaattactttgaagaaatccactccaggtttgttggatcactcagcttcactgatgaaagtgtatcctctccacccttggagtgctttaataaatctggccctatttaaataaattaaaacatttaacctTCATACATGCTGTTGTTGCCACCTTCTGGTTCCTGCATGCACACTCTGACTCATGCACAGAACTCCTGGACCCCAAAAAATTGATAGGTTAATAGTGAGTCAGTGGCTGAACGGCTGTATAATATTTTAGCCAATGTTTAAACCAAGTTACAGTTATTACCTAAAGGGGAACTATAGtcattttaaagtgtgtttaGATATGCACATACAGGAGAGGCCAACATTTAGAGTTTGGAATCTGGCaatgctttttttgcagaaagggcaaGTAAGGATATGATTGTAATAAGATAGACACAaatcttaatttttaaaatatatacagatacaaGGGATAAAACGAAAACTATAATTTTACATCTGTCTCCTGTGTTTTCTGTGTCTCCTAAATTTGTAAAGTTTCTCCAAATAGAAACTTAAAGCAATACTTTGTAATGTAATTCTAGGTATACATTGTTTCAGTTGTACACTAGATAGACTGGACCAGTATTTATATCCCTACTTACCTAGACAGCCATTGTTTCCAGGTGGGGTCAAACTCAGCACTTTGGAAAACTTTTCCCAAGAGCCAGATGAACACTCGTCTCTGATTTTCTCTCTCATGAGGGAGCCGTTTTTGAAACTAAAAAGCAAAGAAAGGCTATTAAGTCAGCAAAGAACTGTTCTATCACGTGAGTCTCATCCTATGTAATGAAATGTTGACCTCTCGGTGCCTCCAAAACAAACCTGTTTCTAAAACTGCACCTGTCTCTGGAGGCCTATAAACACAGGAGATGTAACTGAGATATGGTGATAGTAATGTCCAAATGATTCGATCGTGCCAGATAACCCACTGAAAACAGGACAATCGTCTCCAGTTTAATTTCTTTCCTAGCTGGATTTATGACCTTATTAAAGCACAGTGTAAATCATTTTTCTGTATGTGCAtctttaaagagataaaacatgGGCAAATGTATATGTATGGCTGAAGTGAGCTGaatatgttcttttcttttatcaattGTGCTTGTTTTATTTAACTGATCTGCACTGCAGTCAATTAACAAGGATGCTAGTTACACATAATAACATACCGTGAGCCGCTAGAAATctacaaaaaattttaattaaatatgatCATGAAAAACATCAAAGCCAGCATACATCTGAGGGACACATAAAAGTCCAGGACGAAAtaaatgtgcaataataatatacattttgtgtacTTCCTGAAGATAAAAAACTACtctcatttaaagaaaacaagttGGGTACTTTAGTGCTCAGTGACACTTTTGTTCGTCAGTCTATATGCATATGTTAGGACACCAGTATAACATTAATCCCTTCTTCAAATAGAAGATGGATTCCTAACCCATATAAAGAATTGCTGAATATTCTAATACCAATATTTTCCAGTGACATTATGTACACTCAATTAATAAGTAGATCTGATCAATTAATAATTCAGATCTGATTAAAAagattattacattgttttaagaTGTAGAgctaatgaaacataaataattaactttaattaaCTAACTTCTTAATtaacttctttttctttccttttgcccTATATTCAAAATTCTTGACTCTCCCTTTCAATTCAGATAATTGTCCTGAAAGAATATggtaatgtatattgtaatatggTGAAATACATGGTGCCAAATTCAGAGGTTACTTGGCATCATCTACCTCTATtttccctggaaaagggattacaTTGCCTGGATGAAGCTGTTAGCAgttgtgttgctgcagaattgcagcttttttttttgggatgcaGGCCTGGAGtctcctggaaggaatgggtgggccagacacCCCTCCATTTTTCCAGGCTAGAAAATAGGAATGGCTCTGGTGCACCTAACAATGATAAAAAAGCGCAGGTCTTTGTATCAGGTGGGTtacagcctgaggccaggtggctcaggtgtgAAGTCTGTGTGCTGGGAGAGACTAGGAGGACTTTTAGCAATCATGGtgaataaagtttacaaaaatagaTGTATTTGGT
It contains:
- the LOC140344928 gene encoding xylulose kinase-like, with the protein product MRLEDGDIAVSLGTSDTLFLWIQEPTPALEGHIFCNPVQSQDYMALLCFKNGSLMREKIRDECSSGSWEKFSKVLSLTPPGNNGCLGKSSVHESECACRNQKVATTACSGMNLLDIRNKTWNEKCLEACAPSLREKLGPVVSSSTVLGTVSVYFIQRFGFSCDCSVVAFTGDNPASLAGMRLEDGDIAVSLGTSDTLFLWIQEPTPALEGHIFCNPVQSQDYMALLCFKNGSLMREKIRDECSSGSWEKFSKVLSLTPPGNNGCLGFYFDVMEITPHAVGVHRFNGENQK